A region of Nitrospinota bacterium DNA encodes the following proteins:
- a CDS encoding c-type cytochrome produces MKKIVVAFVALSIMAGPAMASVKTIKLGKELYHSQKFKCYTCHGQRAQGGSAPNLRKAANKFSKATLLKRAAHMCPPTGMCSPKQLGAIVDYLRSL; encoded by the coding sequence ATGAAAAAGATAGTGGTGGCCTTCGTCGCGCTTTCAATAATGGCCGGCCCGGCCATGGCCAGCGTTAAAACGATAAAACTGGGCAAGGAGCTTTATCACTCCCAGAAGTTCAAATGCTACACATGCCACGGCCAGCGCGCCCAAGGCGGTTCGGCCCCCAACCTTCGGAAAGCGGCTAATAAATTCAGCAAGGCCACATTGCTGAAAAGGGCCGCGCACATGTGCCCACCCACCGGCATGTGTAGCCCGAAACAGTTGGGCGCCATAGTGGATTACCTCCGGTCGCTTTAA
- the rny gene encoding ribonuclease Y, with protein sequence MDILIYVFAALAAGVGLGFAIRKNVGGKQAEETVNAAKNEAGQILTHAKKEAETITKEASLVAKEAALKAQAEFDVKITERKNEIEQLEKRLLNREKILDKKLEQTERQERELARKETRVTEIEKSLAKKEEEYGQLVEDQISKLQQVSGMTPDEAKEELKERLLETARLESAMVIKKIEDQAKSEGTERAQKIIANAIQRYASDYVAENTVSVVDLPSDEMKGRIIGREGRNIRALEVATGVDLIIDDTPNAVILSCFDPVKREVARLTLERLIHDGRIHPGRIEDTVEKMTKEVNNLIREEGEKACFELGVDGIHPELIKILGRLKFRTSYSQNVLRHSIEVGFLAGIMAAELGQNVKLAKRAGLLHDIGKALDHNVEGTHTQIGFDVARRHNEPKVVLNSIASHHEDVPAESVIAVLVAAADALSASRPGARREMLENYIKRMQKLEEIGNSFGGVEKTYAIQAGREIRVVVKPETVKDSEAFFLAKDIARKIEGELAYPGEIKVTVIRETRVTDFAR encoded by the coding sequence ATGGATATTCTGATCTACGTATTTGCCGCATTGGCCGCAGGTGTTGGTTTGGGGTTTGCCATTCGCAAGAACGTCGGTGGCAAGCAGGCGGAAGAGACTGTAAATGCCGCCAAAAACGAGGCCGGCCAGATATTGACCCACGCCAAAAAAGAGGCTGAAACCATCACGAAGGAAGCCAGCCTGGTAGCAAAAGAGGCGGCCCTGAAAGCCCAAGCGGAGTTCGATGTAAAGATCACCGAGCGCAAGAATGAGATTGAGCAGTTGGAGAAACGCCTGCTCAACCGGGAAAAGATCCTGGACAAAAAGCTGGAGCAAACCGAACGGCAGGAGCGGGAACTGGCCCGCAAGGAAACCCGTGTTACCGAAATAGAAAAGAGCCTCGCCAAAAAAGAGGAAGAGTATGGCCAGTTGGTGGAGGACCAGATTTCCAAGCTCCAGCAGGTCTCGGGCATGACTCCGGATGAGGCCAAAGAGGAACTTAAAGAACGTTTGCTGGAAACCGCGCGGCTGGAGTCGGCCATGGTCATAAAGAAAATCGAGGACCAGGCCAAATCGGAAGGAACGGAGCGCGCCCAGAAAATCATCGCTAACGCCATCCAGCGTTACGCCTCGGACTATGTGGCCGAGAACACCGTTTCAGTGGTGGATCTGCCCAGCGACGAGATGAAGGGAAGGATCATCGGCAGGGAAGGGCGCAACATCCGCGCGCTGGAAGTTGCCACCGGGGTGGACCTGATAATAGACGATACCCCCAACGCCGTCATCCTTTCCTGTTTTGACCCGGTGAAACGCGAAGTGGCCAGGCTAACGCTGGAACGGCTGATCCACGACGGCAGGATACACCCTGGCCGCATCGAGGACACCGTGGAGAAAATGACCAAAGAGGTAAACAACCTCATCCGTGAAGAGGGCGAGAAAGCCTGTTTCGAGCTGGGCGTGGACGGCATCCATCCGGAGCTTATAAAAATCCTGGGCCGGCTGAAGTTCCGCACCTCTTATTCGCAGAACGTCCTGCGCCACTCCATAGAGGTGGGTTTTCTGGCGGGCATCATGGCCGCGGAACTGGGCCAGAACGTGAAACTGGCCAAACGGGCCGGGCTGTTGCACGACATAGGCAAAGCGCTGGACCACAACGTGGAAGGCACCCACACGCAGATTGGGTTCGACGTGGCCCGGCGCCATAACGAGCCGAAGGTGGTGTTAAACTCCATCGCCTCCCATCACGAGGACGTGCCCGCCGAATCGGTGATAGCTGTGCTGGTGGCCGCGGCGGACGCGCTTTCCGCCTCCCGTCCGGGCGCCCGCAGGGAGATGCTGGAAAACTACATCAAGCGGATGCAGAAGCTGGAGGAGATCGGCAACTCGTTCGGCGGCGTGGAAAAAACCTACGCCATCCAGGCCGGGCGCGAAATCCGCGTGGTGGTAAAACCGGAAACGGTGAAAGACAGCGAGGCCTTCTTCCTGGCCAAAGACATCGCCCGCAAAATAGAGGGTGAGTTGGCATATCCCGGCGAGATAAAGGTTACGGTGATAAGGGAAACCCGCGTCACCGATTTCGCGCGGTAA
- a CDS encoding DinB family protein, translated as MGALDVFLTRQGEVVEQMAKAAEQIPQTQMMWKPCGKSLPWIYLLHHTCVHRRFFLKSIKGQPYDFPGDYGAPANQPHSPAEAASQIRQSWQELKNYLSAMGDPILKTTLKPYWGGEELTVEQILWELYAENVHHRGQAWLYARMNGITPPVIWGTEQA; from the coding sequence ATGGGCGCACTGGATGTTTTTTTGACAAGGCAGGGTGAGGTGGTGGAGCAGATGGCCAAGGCCGCCGAACAAATCCCCCAAACACAAATGATGTGGAAACCTTGCGGCAAAAGCCTGCCGTGGATATATCTTCTCCACCATACCTGCGTCCACCGCAGGTTTTTCCTGAAAAGTATCAAGGGCCAGCCCTACGATTTTCCCGGAGACTACGGCGCTCCCGCCAACCAGCCCCACAGCCCCGCCGAGGCCGCCAGCCAGATACGCCAATCATGGCAGGAGCTTAAAAATTATCTGTCCGCCATGGGAGACCCGATTTTAAAAACGACGCTGAAACCCTACTGGGGCGGCGAGGAGCTTACGGTGGAGCAAATCCTGTGGGAGCTATACGCCGAGAACGTCCACCATCGCGGCCAGGCGTGGCTGTATGCCCGGATGAACGGCATCACCCCGCCTGTGATATGGGGAACCGAACAGGCCTAG
- the nagZ gene encoding beta-N-acetylhexosaminidase, with product MTEDKYAGFLKNVTAESAAGQLLIVGFDGTRYTPAMGSGFKKLKPAGVILFARNIENGGQTKSLIADIKNLIEDITGLPPFVCVDQEGGRVSRLPKSYPAFPTAAKLGEDGSEELVEKTYGQIGAILSDLGFNVDFAPVLDLGTNTESPVIGDRAFSPDADKVARLGRAAIRGLRGAGILACGKHFPGHGDTSKDSHLDLPVDARPSGRLIEVEMNPFRMAVEERVEFMMTAHVIYPELDETYPATLSKKIITGILREQMGYEGVIVGDDLDMKAIAEHWPDEEGTRLSFLAGADMAMVCHETPRRQKVFDATRAMIGAGELDGDQTQARLARILKLKGRLA from the coding sequence ATGACTGAAGATAAATACGCCGGATTTTTAAAAAATGTTACCGCTGAATCCGCGGCGGGCCAACTATTGATAGTAGGTTTCGACGGGACAAGATATACCCCCGCCATGGGCTCCGGATTTAAAAAACTAAAACCCGCCGGGGTGATCCTGTTCGCACGGAACATTGAAAACGGCGGACAAACCAAATCCCTCATAGCCGACATTAAAAACCTTATTGAAGACATCACCGGCCTGCCTCCGTTTGTGTGCGTGGATCAGGAGGGTGGCCGGGTGTCCAGGCTTCCCAAGTCTTACCCCGCGTTCCCCACCGCCGCGAAACTTGGAGAAGATGGAAGCGAGGAACTGGTAGAGAAAACCTACGGGCAGATTGGCGCAATACTTAGCGACCTGGGCTTTAACGTGGATTTCGCGCCGGTGCTAGACCTGGGCACCAACACCGAAAGCCCCGTTATAGGCGACCGCGCTTTCTCGCCCGATGCGGATAAAGTGGCCCGCCTTGGCCGGGCCGCCATAAGGGGGTTGAGAGGCGCTGGCATCCTGGCTTGCGGAAAACATTTCCCCGGCCATGGCGACACCAGCAAAGACAGCCATCTGGATTTGCCTGTGGACGCACGGCCCTCAGGGAGGCTGATAGAGGTGGAGATGAACCCGTTCCGCATGGCGGTGGAGGAGCGGGTGGAATTTATGATGACCGCGCACGTGATATACCCGGAACTGGATGAAACCTATCCGGCCACCCTTTCAAAAAAGATCATTACAGGCATTTTGCGTGAACAGATGGGTTATGAAGGGGTGATAGTGGGCGACGATCTGGACATGAAAGCCATCGCCGAGCATTGGCCTGACGAGGAAGGAACCCGCCTGTCTTTCCTCGCCGGGGCGGACATGGCCATGGTGTGCCACGAAACGCCTCGCCGGCAAAAAGTGTTCGACGCCACGCGGGCCATGATAGGCGCCGGTGAGTTGGACGGCGACCAGACGCAAGCAAGGCTGGCGCGGATTTTAAAGCTCAAGGGGAGGCTGGCCTAG
- a CDS encoding twitching motility protein PilT, with product MNNADDCGWCDIRVYAELNSCLPPEKRQRVFTHLFTPGDSLESILRGLGIAVELVDVALVNGESAPLTYRPHGGELISVYPVFESFNVASLGKIRPEPLRQTRFVLDAHLGRLAKYLRMMGFDSAYRNDYSDDTLAAISISGKRILLSRDTELLKRKSVTRGYRVKSENPREQAKEVLERFDLYESIRPFTRCVRCNGNVEPLPKDRAPSLPPVVLMEHENFWRCGGCGKVYWRGTHYRRMERFLAAITRR from the coding sequence ATGAACAACGCCGATGACTGCGGGTGGTGTGACATCCGCGTTTACGCGGAACTGAACAGCTGTCTGCCGCCGGAGAAAAGACAACGGGTGTTTACCCATCTTTTCACGCCGGGGGATTCTTTGGAATCCATCCTGCGCGGCCTGGGGATCGCCGTGGAGCTGGTGGACGTGGCGCTGGTGAACGGAGAATCGGCGCCGCTCACCTATCGGCCTCATGGTGGGGAGCTTATCAGTGTTTACCCGGTGTTCGAGTCGTTTAACGTGGCCTCGCTGGGAAAAATCCGGCCCGAGCCGCTCCGTCAAACCCGGTTTGTTCTGGACGCGCATCTGGGGCGCCTGGCGAAATATCTCCGCATGATGGGGTTCGACTCGGCCTACCGGAACGATTACAGCGATGACACCCTGGCCGCCATTTCCATAAGCGGGAAAAGAATACTCTTAAGCCGCGACACAGAGTTGTTGAAACGAAAATCCGTTACCCGGGGTTATCGAGTAAAGTCTGAAAATCCCAGGGAACAGGCAAAGGAAGTCTTGGAGCGGTTCGACCTTTACGAATCCATACGCCCCTTCACCCGATGCGTTCGATGCAATGGAAATGTGGAGCCATTACCTAAAGACCGGGCGCCCAGCCTGCCCCCGGTGGTTCTGATGGAGCATGAAAATTTCTGGCGTTGCGGCGGTTGCGGAAAGGTATATTGGCGGGGAACACATTACCGCAGGATGGAAAGGTTTCTGGCGGCCATTACCCGCCGGTGA
- a CDS encoding exopolyphosphatase produces the protein MRLLTRSDFDGLACAVLLKEMNLVDGYKFVHPKDVQDGLVEVTDNDILANIPFADGCGLWFDHHASEHERQDLKGRYRGASYHADSAARVIYDYYGGKEKFGHLDAMMEAVDKADSGRLAVDEILNPKGWILLSFIMDPRTGLGRYRDYRISNYDLMMRMIDLCHSKTASEILQDPDVVERMKRYFEQDAHFRDMLLAHTRADGNVIITDLRGVDEIYTGNRFMVYALFPEQNISIWLIDGRAKQNAVFAVGHSIVNRTSKTNVGSLMLKYGGGGHPKVGTCQVPYAD, from the coding sequence ATGCGGCTTCTTACGCGTTCCGATTTCGACGGCCTGGCTTGCGCGGTGCTGTTAAAAGAAATGAACCTTGTGGACGGCTACAAGTTCGTCCACCCCAAGGATGTGCAGGACGGCCTTGTGGAAGTCACCGATAATGACATCCTGGCCAATATCCCCTTCGCCGACGGGTGCGGCCTGTGGTTCGACCATCATGCCAGCGAGCATGAGCGGCAAGACCTGAAGGGCCGTTACAGGGGCGCCTCCTACCATGCGGATTCCGCCGCCCGCGTTATCTACGACTATTACGGTGGCAAGGAAAAGTTCGGCCATCTGGACGCGATGATGGAGGCGGTGGACAAGGCCGATTCCGGCAGGCTGGCCGTGGATGAAATTCTAAATCCCAAGGGGTGGATTCTCCTTTCGTTCATTATGGACCCCCGCACGGGGCTGGGGCGTTACCGGGATTACCGCATAAGCAATTACGACCTGATGATGCGGATGATAGACCTTTGCCATTCCAAAACCGCCAGCGAGATACTGCAGGATCCGGACGTGGTGGAGAGGATGAAACGATATTTCGAGCAGGACGCGCATTTCCGCGACATGCTCCTGGCCCACACCCGGGCTGACGGTAACGTGATAATCACAGACCTGCGCGGCGTGGACGAAATATACACCGGCAACAGGTTCATGGTTTACGCTTTATTCCCGGAGCAGAACATATCCATATGGCTTATAGACGGCCGGGCGAAACAAAACGCGGTTTTCGCCGTGGGGCATTCCATAGTGAACCGCACGTCGAAAACGAACGTGGGAAGCCTGATGCTGAAATATGGCGGTGGTGGGCACCCCAAGGTGGGCACATGCCAGGTTCCATACGCCGACTAA
- a CDS encoding class I SAM-dependent methyltransferase, translated as MGIYDFYRTKIFPRILDWSLDNENVESHRRLVLKNVSGATLEIGFGSGLNLPHYPPHIKKLTIVEPNAGMNALALRRINKSPIEVTSHHLSGENLPEPDDSFDSVVSTWTLCSIDDVDTAVKEILRVLKPGGGFYFLEHGLAENERTGKWQTRLTPLNMVIADGCRLDRDIWRIVENAGLELTERERVVFKNAPGILGRLYLGKAVKK; from the coding sequence ATGGGAATTTACGATTTTTACCGGACGAAAATATTCCCGCGGATCCTGGACTGGTCGCTGGACAATGAAAACGTGGAGAGCCACCGGCGGCTGGTCCTTAAAAACGTTTCCGGCGCCACGCTGGAGATAGGTTTTGGCTCCGGCCTTAACCTGCCCCATTACCCCCCGCATATAAAAAAGCTCACCATTGTAGAACCCAACGCGGGCATGAACGCCTTGGCTTTACGCAGAATCAATAAATCACCCATCGAAGTGACCTCCCATCATCTTTCCGGCGAAAACCTGCCGGAACCGGACGATTCGTTCGACAGCGTGGTTTCCACCTGGACGCTGTGCAGTATTGACGATGTGGACACAGCGGTGAAAGAAATCCTGCGGGTTCTAAAACCCGGCGGCGGATTTTATTTTCTGGAGCACGGGCTGGCGGAAAACGAGCGTACAGGGAAATGGCAAACCCGGCTTACGCCCCTAAATATGGTGATAGCCGACGGATGCCGGCTGGACAGGGACATTTGGCGGATAGTGGAGAACGCCGGGCTGGAGCTTACGGAACGCGAGCGGGTGGTTTTCAAAAACGCCCCAGGAATTTTAGGAAGGCTTTATCTGGGGAAAGCTGTCAAAAAATGA